In the Panthera uncia isolate 11264 chromosome B1, Puncia_PCG_1.0, whole genome shotgun sequence genome, AGTTAGTGGAAAACAAGAGCTTCACAGTCTTCTCAAAGCTGCTTTTGGCCTCACCACCGTGCACCAAAGACTGTATGGGGAGACAGAGGTGGTCCGTACAGCAAGTCAGCTCTGTCATGAAGCTATGGGAAAGCTGTACAGTTTCAGTACTTCCTCTGAAAGTCAGGAGAGAGAAACTCTCTCTCAGGAGATCATGTCAGTTATCACCCAGGTAAAGGATCATTTACAAATTCAAAGCTTCTCAAACTTAGATGACAAGTCTTATGTTCCAGAGAGTTTCAAGCACGGGTTGGATAAACCCATCTTGCATGGGCAAGTAGATTTCCAAAAAATCCTTGAAACCTATTCACAGCACCACACTTCAGTGTGCGAAGTTTTTGAAGGCTCTTGTGGAAACAacaaagataaacagaaagaTACGAAAACAGGAGTCTGTATCACTACTctagaaacagagacaaaaaacaTAGATACTGTGTGTACTACTGAAGACAAACCACATTTTCAAAAAAGCACGGTAATATCTTCCTCCCACAAGGCTAAGAATGGTCAGGAGAAACTCAGGAGGATAGCAAGGAAAAACTGGACCCGTTCTGATGCCTTTCGAGTCTCCTTGGATCAAGATGGGGGAACTGAGGTTGAGTCATCAGATCACAGCCATGGTGAAGGAGCTGTTTTGAACAAGTCTCTGAGTGACAGCCAGTGCTCCAGTTCTTGGAGCGAATTATCGGTGGTTAGCTCTTCTACCAGCTGGGAGGAAGTGAATTATGTGGACGATAGGTCAACCAGAAAAGAGCCTTGCAAAGAAGTGCACCTTGTGGATACTGAGTGTTCCGCTGCCCCGTCTGAAGACATCAATGAGGAAACCAGACCTGTACATCCACTATCTTCAGAGCTTCACGGTCTCTCTCTCCAAGTGTCCAAGGATGACAATTTAGAGTCTTTGCAAAGTCAACTACACAGCCACGTGCCCTTGAAAACCTCCCATCCTCATAACACAACAGGCATGTTCTCAGTGTCTGGGGCGGGGCTGTTAGAAGGAGTTCCAGAAGATGTGCAGAAAGCCAGAAATAGGGGATCCAGAAATACTTCTGCTCATTCCAGACCCTCGTTTGGTTCTGCTTCTTTGTCCTCTTTTGATGCTGGTTGGCCCAAGAACACAGCCACATTCCCTTTGGTCCAAGAAGAAGAAACCTTTGAACTAATTGATGAATTTCCAGAAATCAACTGTGATGCCGAAGACAGGCATGGAGAGGAAATCAAAAGAGGCACAGGCCTTACATTTAAAGAAAGTTCCGCCTGGGTTGACCCGGAAggagaaacagcagaaaaagaagaggatATGCCCTTAGACTCTGACATAGTCATGGAGGATTCCCTGGGCCAACGTTCCAGGACAGCACGTAGCTTTTCCACTCTTCATTGGCCTGTTCAAAATCCTGACTCAGGAAAGAGCAGTGGCTCAGTCAAAGAGCAGGGCATCGACCCTGATGCCTCCACAGTGGATGAGGAGGGCCAATGGCTGGACAGCACAGATGTTCACCCCACAAGCAGACATGGCTCTTACAGCCTATGTGCTCTGAGACAGTCGCGTGGTCAATGGCCTGAAACCCCCAACTCCTCTGTAAGCAGTAACATTCCCTCCTCTGATTTTAGCAAGGACTGCACTACCACGGAGGAGGGAAACAAACTAGGAAACATGCTAAACTGCAGCCAGAACTCCACCTCGTCCTCGGCAGGGTGGTTGAAATCACCAGCATTTTCCAGCGGTTCTTCTGAGGGGGAAAACCCGCAGTCCTTTCTGAATTCCAGTGGAAGTTCTTTTGTTTCATTGCCAGGAATGACAAGGCAAGAGATCCTAGAGGCTCGAACCCTGCTCCCTGATGACTTTGAAAAACTTTTGGCAGGGGTGAGACATGATTGGCTCCTACAGAGACTGGAGAATACAGGAGTTTTTAAGCCCAATCAACTGCACCAAGCATACAGTAAGTACAACCTTTCCAGTAGGTACAGCCTCAGGAAGCATCTATGATTCTGATCTAATAGCTCTGGGGTTTGGATCCAGGCATGAGTATTTTTTAAGAGCCCTCCAGTGGCTTTGTATAAAGTCAATGTCAATAACCTTTGCTTCAGGGTATTCCCGTGTTTTGCCTGCTGCCTTGAATTCAGACTAAAAAGACAGTTCAGGTTGTTACAAAAAAGGGCAAAACGTTCCACTATAATAGGGTTTCCCTATTTTCTATTCCCTATTTAGGGACTCTGAAGGTTCAGAATCACATTCCTTAGAGTTAAGTAACTACTTTATTGTTATGTGCCAGTTTACAGGTGAAAAGTCATATGTACATGATCTCATACCCATTAGGGAAACATTATCATGCCCGGtgtacagataagaaaaagagaggaagccCAAAGttggaaaagcaaaacaagttgtacatttcctcctttcttcttccctcaatTCACTTACCCTTCCTATGTATGTGTGCAAGAGGCCCACCTTCTGTTTCCAACCCCAGCTTCTCTGATTGAGTTGCCCAGGCCTCGTCACTATCTTCCCCAGCCTCCAGTCatctccctccccaaccccagacCCGTgagtttatcttattttaagtattttttctcCTGAGTCttctgttcattcatccattaacATGACCTAGATGCACAAGGTCCTTGTTCACTTTATTTTAACTTGGATCCCAAAATGTTGCATTTCTTCCTTAGGGCTCATGTCTTTCCCCctcaaagaaatgttttcttgctAGCACTGTTCCTCCTTTCGTTCTGGTGGAGAcagtttttacttttccttcctatcttttcctttttcaattgaGTACCATCTTCGTACAGTAGCTGTATTTTCTCAAGTAATTCCTGGACTTTCCCAGCTTAAACAAAACAACTCAGAGAAAATTAAGGTGCACTTTAATATGTAACCATGATTTCTGGAGTTGTCAGGAATCTCTGAGGtatacttatttcatttatttctatctaTGTGGTCTGGCACAGGTAGTAGCCTCCATTATCTGGGCCCTCCAGATAATTAAAAGATGCAAACATGTATCACTCTTCCAATTTGAATTCTGgcattttactgtttaaaaagccctttatttttcactgctttctcatatatatatatatatatttttttttttttagagagggagcgggggagagagagaaagaatcccaagtagggtccacactgccagtgcagagactgGTATAGGGCTtagtcccatgaaccataagatcatgacctgagccaaaattgagagtgggacgctcaatcaaatgagccacccaggtgcccctccactgctttcATACAGAAATTTTAGCCTTAATCCCTCtccatcacaagaaaaaggtTTTGTGAATCTTCATTATATTTGCAaagctttacttttttattgtacTTCACTAACTTTCTAGTAGTATTCATAGAGAAGgctaaaatttgagaaaatgtctaAAGAAGCTAAAGATTTCAGACAAGCTGGATTAGGATCTGTGTCACTTCAAATTTATTCATGAATTGTAACATCCCTTTGAAATAACatccaggggcgcttgggtggctcagttggttaagcgtctgacttccactcacaTAATgatctggttcatgagttcaagccccacatcaggctctgtgctgacaggttggagcctggagactgcttcaattctctgtctccctctctctctgccccacacccctTGTGtgtgtgcagtctctctctctctctttctctctctcaaaataaaataaacgggtagctcagtcagctaagtgtccgaattcagcttaggtcatgatctcacggttcatgggttcaagccccgtgtcgggctttgtgctgacagctcagaacctggagcctacttcggattctgtgtctccctctctctctatgcccctcccctgctcatgctctgtttctgtctctcaaaaataaaaataaacataaaaaaataaaaattaaaataaactttaaaatacaaataacatccattttttcttaccttttttcagatgctcttttattaaaatattctaaaaaatcaGAATTATGGACATCCCAGGAAACTGTTGTGTATTTGGGGAACTACCTGAATGTGAAGAAGAAAGGCAGACAAAGAAATGCTTTCTGGGTTCATCATCTTCATCAAGAAGAAACTCTGGGGaggtatttctttaaaacatctaTACCACTAATGTAAAATGGGCTAATTATGCCTTTCTCTTAATTAATCATTTATGAAATTTTGAAAGAGCTGAAAAATTTGgccaaaatacatatttcaggTGTCTACTCCTTCCTCcaactcattaattaattaatagcaATTACCACACATTGACCACCATTATGTCAGCCATTTTACATAGACATACATGATGTCAAACCTATCAGGGAAACATTATTATCCCCATCgtacagataagaaaatggagtTTCTGACCATGTGGCAGGACAGAGAGCCTTAAGCGCTCCCACTAACAAATGCTGACAAAAAAATCTAGTTAAACTACAAAAGCCCCACTTATAAGTAATAAATGAGCCTGCAAAAAAGGTAGGAAAATCCTTTGAGCCTACAGATATGAAGCATATCCAGGGATATAAATGTATACTGAGCCCCTAGGACACTCTGTACAAGTTTTGAGTGGGGTAGGATGAGATGGCAGCTAGTGATAAAAATTACACATGGAAGGGAGTGAGTTTAGATACCATCCATCCATATAGAGCAAGGATTCAGGAATGGATACGTCCTCAaggaaaaagttttcttaaaaaaatactcacCCCATTGAGGTAAACAcctggaaaatttttaatttggccTTAGTTCTTGACAACAACTTTAAGCAAAAACTTACTTGAAAAATTAGTAACCATGTTACTATTTTTCCCCGTGGAGTCTGAGGCCTACTTTTATATCATCTGTGTGTTGGAAAAGACCTATCAGCCAAGAATTTTAAGGTGAACCCTGTTCTTTATCCAAAtccaaataatttaagaaataagtaggaagagaggaagtaaaagagagagaaattgggtGATGCTTAAAAAGTGGAAGTACATTTCTTGAAAAGGTtgttgatgataataatagtagaaagaataaatatatttaccaaGTATATATTTGCCAACCctcattttaagtcatttttatacTAATCTAATCAATCATCACAAAACCCTATGAGGttaatattattatccccattttacagatgagggaactgaggtacagagatgtTAAGAAACTTGCATCCAATGATGGAGCCGTGTGTTATGGgttgaatgattttttaacaGCTGTGTGCCCTCAGCCTCagatttatatgttgaagccctaaccccttgTACTCAGACTAGGATCTTACTGAAATAGAGTCATTGCAGattaattagttaagatgaagtcgTACTGGAGTAGAGTGGGCCCTTCGTCCACTATGattggtatccttataaaaaagaaatgtatttttttaatgttcatttatttttgagaaagagagaatgtgcatgtaCCTGCAcacatgaggggcagagagagagggggacagaagggacccaggcacccctctaaaaaggaaatttaaagagAGACATGCACttggaggtgcctggatggctcagtcaggtaaacattcaactttggctcaggtcatgattttgcagttggtgagttggagccccacgttgggctctgagctgacagctcagggcctggatcctgcttccgattctgtgtctctctctttctttgccccttcctactcacactctgtctctctatctctcaaaaataaataaacattaaaaaaacaagagagagataTGCACACAAGGAGAATGCATATGAAATTGTAGTTATTGTTGCCATAAGGCAggaaccaccagaagccaggagggaGGACTGGAAAACATTCTTCCCTAGTGCCTTCAGAGGGAACATGACCCTGCTGATagcttgatcttggacttctaggctccagaactgtgagagaatctATTTCTGTTGTGTAAGTCACCCAATCTATGGCACTTGGTTGCAGCAGCCCTAAGAAGCTAATACACCAGGATGCATCATAGGAGGATCTGAGatgggaaataaaagagaataagaaacatGGAAGATGGAATGAGAGGGTACAATATATGTCTGatcagaaaaagataagaaagcaaaTATCTATTTGAATAGATAATATCTGATGATTTTCCAGAATTGCCAAAACCCATTAATCTTCAAATACAGGAATCAcaatgaatcctaagcaggatagaaaaggaatgagggaaaaaactagaagagaggaggggaggaaggaaggaaggaggaagggagacaatCATAAATCCACTTCTAGCCACATTGTAGTCAAACTTCAGAACACCAAGGACAAAGAAACAATCTTAAAAAGCAGTCAAAGAAAAAAGAGTTTACTACTAACAAATCTTTACTGAAGCAAAATGACCCCAGCAAAATGGCATAAGATGCCAGAAAGAATGGGTCTACATTCCCAGATTGATGATCCTGTGCCTAGCACTGGAGGTCCTCTGACAGAATGCTTGGGAAATGATCCTGTACCAAGGTTTGCTCAAAGTTCCAAACTGGTTCAAAGTTCTTGCAGCCCAGAGGTCCGTCCATAGCAGAAATGCTCACGGCACTGACGGAATACCTCTATTAGGACAGCTGGTCCCCTGCAGCCTGCTTTCTGATGCCATGTGGGTTCCTCCTCTGCAGCCACCCCTGTCAGGTTTCTTTTCTGATCCCCAGGAGGCTGAATGGCCAAAACTGCAGCCAACGTGGATTTCATTATCTTATTGGACTCAGAAACTTCTGGAGAGAGTTTTCTCTAGTTGAGGCCTATAACTCTTAACCGTTCCCTTTGATTTTTGGAGGTCGCTCTGGACGCGTGTGAATTACTCATGAATTCACACCAACGTATAGCAAATATAAACCGCAGTAAAGTGTGATAGTTACTTCTTGCTCCTTTCAACACTTAATCATTTACTGCCTCATTTATTTTGTCTCCAAGTATGCCTAAGTCcttgaaatatacatatttcatacTTCCTTTGAAACACTCAGGTCTGGCTAGCACAATGCTATCCACATAATAGGTGATGATgcaaacaaatatttgtagagATAAAGGACTCGCAAGGGGAAGGGATAGAGGAAGGCTTCAGATTGTTTAGTTAGCCTGTTTAAGACCACGCTGCAGGTAGTAAAAGATCTGGTTGCAGAGTCTGCACTTTCTGGTGCCCATCCTGGCTCCCTTGGTTACCAAGGAAGCCTGGCAGGCTGATTCGTTAAGGGGAGATTTTCTCTATAATCAGTATTATCCTGGATCAGTGTATCAGACAGGGTTCTTCAGAAAAACAGAGCCAAGAAGATGCAAACATATATAGACGAGAGTTATTGTCAGAAATTGGCTTGCATGATTATAGAGGCAGGAAAATCTCAAAATGTGTAGTTGGCAAGGTGGAGACCCAGGACAACGAATGGTGTAGTTGCCAAGGCCAACAGGCTGaagacccaggaagagccaatgtttcccttcaagtccaaaggcaggaaagACCCATGTCCAGCTCAAAGGCAGTTTGGCAAGAGGAATGTCTATCTTGGGAGAAGGTCAGTCTTTTGCTATTTGGTCCTTCAGCTGATTGGATTGGGCCTATCCACATTAGGgggagcaatctgctttactcagtccatTGATTTAACTGTGAAATTCATCCCAAAACAACCTCACAAAAACACCCATAATAACGGTTGATCAAGTATCTGGGCACCTTATGTCCAAGTGAAGGTGGCACATAGAATTAACCATCACAGTCAGCTAGCATGAATTATGTTCTGTTGTTCAGGAGGCTCTCACAAGATTATTTGAGTCATAGGAGAATTCAAGATAATACTGACTGCCTAAGGTAGAGAAAGAGTAACATCTTTCAAGCagttttgtgtatcttcttttgtctttgatCTCTTACTCTATGGTAGGATcacttttgcatttctttttgtatttttttcctctggtcaTAGATATGTTGGGAAAGAATATAAGGAGCAGAAGGGACTCTGGCACCACTTCGCTGATGTGGAACGGCAAATGACCGCACAGCACTACGTGACAGAATTTAACAAGAGGCTTTATGAACAAAAGATCCCAACACAGATATTCTATATCCCATCCACAGTATTACTGGTGAGATTAAAGGGAGTAACGGTTTGCTTAAACAGGCCTGTAAATATATGTCAGGTGAGATTTCTGGTAAAATCCAGTAAACTCAGTTACCAGACTCCTTCATCTACTTCATCTGCTTTATCCACTTAGACATGTCAGAACTAAGACCCTCTCTACCCTGAATATACAATTTGGATCTTGGATCTCCCAAATCACTCTGTTAATTCTGGTATCTGGTCCGCATACATGGTCAAGTTGGCATTTGTAGTATCCTTTCTTTGTGTACTGTCTGTACTTTCAACGAGAGAAGAAGGACCCTGAAGATCATATGTAGTACAAATTATTCCCTCAGCACGAAGCATTCATTCCCTGTTTCACATCTGTTGGACCCCACCCCTTGTGACCAAGTGATTACTAAGTCATAGCTTAAACACCTTAGTAAGGACAAATAATTATTAccttttcactttcaaataatTCTAGTTGTTAGAAAGCTCTTAGATTTAGCCcaaatctgtcttcctctgaatTCTACCTGTGAATTACAGCTCTACCTTCTGGGGCCATCGAGACCAATGTGTTTTCACTAAGATATCTCTTTAAATATAGACAGGCAACAATCCGCCTCCACTGACTTTTCTCTTATTTGGATCAAGAATATTCTGCCTCCCCAACTATATCAAATCCTTAGCTCATTCACACCTAAaggattttgttttactttggcCAGAGACATTTTTAGACCCATATTCTATTACCACTAATAATAGCTATCatccatttttcactttctttatgtcAAGCACTATGCCAGACATTTAACACATTAACCTTTGAAACAACTCTGCAAAATAGATGATACACACAAACGCTTAGCTGACA is a window encoding:
- the ALPK1 gene encoding alpha-protein kinase 1 isoform X1, giving the protein MNNQKAVATLLQECKQVLDRLLLEASDVSEEDKSKDEQCRASLPSELRTLIQEAKEMKWPFVPEKWQYKQAVSPEDKTNLQDVIGAGLQQLLASLKGSILARDCATAAAIVFLSDRFLYGLDVSGQLLQVAKRLHKLQPGTPIAPQVVIRQARLSVNAGKLLKAEYILSSLISNNGATGTWLYRNESDKILVQSVCIQIRGQILQKLGMWYEAAEVIWASIIGYLTLPQPDRKGISTSLGILADIFVSMSKNDYEKFKNNPQINLGLLKEFDHHLLSAAEACKLAAAFSPYTPLFVLTAVNIRGTCLLSYTSSNDCPVEMKNSYLCEAKEAFEIGLLTKRYDEPVSGKQELHSLLKAAFGLTTVHQRLYGETEVVRTASQLCHEAMGKLYSFSTSSESQERETLSQEIMSVITQVKDHLQIQSFSNLDDKSYVPESFKHGLDKPILHGQVDFQKILETYSQHHTSVCEVFEGSCGNNKDKQKDTKTGVCITTLETETKNIDTVCTTEDKPHFQKSTVISSSHKAKNGQEKLRRIARKNWTRSDAFRVSLDQDGGTEVESSDHSHGEGAVLNKSLSDSQCSSSWSELSVVSSSTSWEEVNYVDDRSTRKEPCKEVHLVDTECSAAPSEDINEETRPVHPLSSELHGLSLQVSKDDNLESLQSQLHSHVPLKTSHPHNTTGMFSVSGAGLLEGVPEDVQKARNRGSRNTSAHSRPSFGSASLSSFDAGWPKNTATFPLVQEEETFELIDEFPEINCDAEDRHGEEIKRGTGLTFKESSAWVDPEGETAEKEEDMPLDSDIVMEDSLGQRSRTARSFSTLHWPVQNPDSGKSSGSVKEQGIDPDASTVDEEGQWLDSTDVHPTSRHGSYSLCALRQSRGQWPETPNSSVSSNIPSSDFSKDCTTTEEGNKLGNMLNCSQNSTSSSAGWLKSPAFSSGSSEGENPQSFLNSSGSSFVSLPGMTRQEILEARTLLPDDFEKLLAGVRHDWLLQRLENTGVFKPNQLHQAYNALLLKYSKKSELWTSQETVVYLGNYLNVKKKGRQRNAFWVHHLHQEETLGRYVGKEYKEQKGLWHHFADVERQMTAQHYVTEFNKRLYEQKIPTQIFYIPSTVLLILEGKTIKGCISVEPYILGEFVKLSNNAKVVKTEYKATEYGLAYGHFSYEFSNHRDVVVDLQGWVTSNGKGLIYLTDPQIHSLDQNDVTTNFGKKGIFYFFNHQHLKCNEICHRLSLTRPPAEKPNKS
- the ALPK1 gene encoding alpha-protein kinase 1 isoform X2, with product MNNQKAVATLLQECKQVLDRLLLEASDVSEEDKSKDEQCRASLPSELRTLIQEAKEMKWPFVPEKWQYKQAVSPEDKTNLQDVIGAGLQQLLASLKGSILARDCATAAAIVFLSDRFLYGLDVSGQLLQVAKRLHKLQPGTPIAPQVVIRQARLSVNAGKLLKAEYILSSLISNNGATGTWLYRNESDKILVQSVCIQIRGQILQKLGMWYEAAEVIWASIIGYLTLPQPDRKGISTSLGILADIFVSMSKNDYEKFKNNPQINLGLLKEFDHHLLSAAEACKLAAAFSPYTPLFVLTAVNIRGTCLLSYTSSNDCPVEMKNSYLCEAKEAFEIGLLTKRYDEPVSGKQELHSLLKAAFGLTTVHQRLYGETEVVRTASQLCHEAMGKLYSFSTSSESQERETLSQEIMSVITQVKDHLQIQSFSNLDDKSYVPESFKHGLDKPILHGQVDFQKILETYSQHHTSVCEVFEGSCGNNKDKQKDTKTGVCITTLETETKNIDTVCTTEDKPHFQKSTVISSSHKAKNGQEKLRRIARKNWTRSDAFRVSLDQDGGTEVESSDHSHGEGAVLNKSLSDSQCSSSWSELSVVSSSTSWEEVNYVDDRSTRKEPCKEVHLVDTECSAAPSEDINEETRPVHPLSSELHGLSLQVSKDDNLESLQSQLHSHVPLKTSHPHNTTGMFSVSGAGLLEGVPEDVQKARNRGSRNTSAHSRPSFGSASLSSFDAGWPKNTATFPLVQEEETFELIDEFPEINCDAEDRHGEEIKRGTGLTFKESSAWVDPEGETAEKEEDMPLDSDIVMEDSLGQRSRTARSFSTLHWPVQNPDSGKSSGSVKEQGIDPDASTVDEEGQWLDSTDVHPTSRHGSYSLCALRQSRGQWPETPNSSVSSNIPSSDFSKDCTTTEEGNKLGNMLNCSQNSTSSSAGWLKSPAFSSGSSEGENPQSFLNSSGSSFVSLPGMTRQEILEARTLLPDDFEKLLAGVRHDWLLQRLENTGVFKPNQLHQAYNALLLKYSKKSELWTSQETVVYLGNYLNVKKKGRQRNAFWVHHLHQEETLGRFWKARQ
- the ALPK1 gene encoding alpha-protein kinase 1 isoform X3, which codes for MNNQKAVATLLQECKQVLDRLLLEASDVSEEDKSKDEQCRASLPSELRTLIQEAKEMKWPFVPEKWQYKQAVSPEDKTNLQDVIGAGLQQLLASLKGSILARDCATAAAIVFLSDRFLYGLDVSGQLLQVAKRLHKLQPGTPIAPQVVIRQARLSVNAGKLLKAEYILSSLISNNGATGTWLYRNESDKILVQSVCIQIRGQILQKLGMWYEAAEVIWASIIGYLTLPQPDRKGISTSLGILADIFVSMSKNDYEKFKNNPQINLGLLKEFDHHLLSAAEACKLAAAFSPYTPLFVLTAVNIRGTCLLSYTSSNDCPVEMKNSYLCEAKEAFEIGLLTKRYDEPVSGKQELHSLLKAAFGLTTVHQRLYGETEVVRTASQLCHEAMGKLYSFSTSSESQERETLSQEIMSVITQVKDHLQIQSFSNLDDKSYVPESFKHGLDKPILHGQVDFQKILETYSQHHTSVCEVFEGSCGNNKDKQKDTKTGVCITTLETETKNIDTVCTTEDKPHFQKSTVISSSHKAKNGQEKLRRIARKNWTRSDAFRVSLDQDGGTEVESSDHSHGEGAVLNKSLSDSQCSSSWSELSVVSSSTSWEEVNYVDDRSTRKEPCKEVHLVDTECSAAPSEDINEETRPVHPLSSELHGLSLQVSKDDNLESLQSQLHSHVPLKTSHPHNTTGMFSVSGAGLLEGVPEDVQKARNRGSRNTSAHSRPSFGSASLSSFDAGWPKNTATFPLVQEEETFELIDEFPEINCDAEDRHGEEIKRGTGLTFKESSAWVDPEGETAEKEEDMPLDSDIVMEDSLGQRSRTARSFSTLHWPVQNPDSGKSSGSVKEQGIDPDASTVDEEGQWLDSTDVHPTSRHGSYSLCALRQSRGQWPETPNSSVSSNIPSSDFSKDCTTTEEGNKLGNMLNCSQNSTSSSAGWLKSPAFSSGSSEGENPQSFLNSSGSSFVSLPGMTRQEILEARTLLPDDFEKLLAGVRHDWLLQRLENTGVFKPNQLHQAYNALLLKYSKKSELWTSQETVVYLGNYLNVKKKGRQRNAFWVHHLHQEETLGRLGD